The DNA sequence ATGGGTTCGAGAACCCAGGACCCCAGGACCCTAGAGGCCCTGGAACCCCGGGACCCCGCAACCCAGTGACCCTGGAACCCCAGGACGCTGAGACCCCGAGACCCTGGAACCGTAGAACCCTACTTCACCCACCGATCGAACCACGCGCGCGTGCGCACCAGCTCGTCGGCGCGGTGCCGCGGCTCGCGCATGGTGTGGCCCTCGCGCGGATAGTGCACGAACTCGGTCGGCACGTTGAGCGCGGTGAGCGCACGATAGAGCTGCTGGCTCTGCGGGTAGGGAACGCGGCGATCGTCTTCGCCGACCAGGATCAGGGTGGGCGTTTTCGCGTTGCTGATGTAGGTGATCGGCGACGCTTTCTTCCAGTTCTCGGGCGTCATCCAGGGCGGGCCGTCGAAATCGTAAGCACGGTACTTCTGGATGTCGCTCTGGCCGTAGTGGGCGCCGAGATCCACCGCGCCCGCGGACACGGCGGCGGCGCTGTAGCGATGGGTCTGAGTGATGGCCCAGGCGGTGAGATAGGCGCCGTACGAGTGGCCGAAGATGCCGAGATGCCGCTCGTCGGCCAGGCCCTGCTTCACCAGGTAGTCGACACCAGCCTCGACGTCACGCCAATCCTGCCCGCCCCAGTCGCTGCGCCGGCGCAGCATGAAGGCGGTGCCGTAGCCGCCGCTCGAACGAAAGTTGGGCATGAAGATCTGGTAGCCGCCGGCGGCGTAGTACTGCTGCGCGGCGAGAAATCCAAGCGCATAGCGTGCTCGATAGGGTCCGCCGTGCGCCAGCACCAGGGTCTTGAGGGCGGCTTTCTCGGGCGCGCCCGGCGGCCGCACGAGAAGGCCCTCGACCGTCGCGCCATCGCTGCTGGTCCAGCGCACGGTACGGGTGGCGCCGAGTGCGAGCGCGCGCACCGAAGCGTTCACCTCGGTGACCGGATGGCCGGAGTCGGCGGGCCGCTCGGCGACCCAGATTTCGGCGGGCTCGGTGGGACGCGATTGAATCCACGCCACACGTCCGTTCTTCGCAGCGACCGGGCCGCCCGCCTCACCCTTGCGATCGGTGAGCAGCGTCACCGGCCCGCCGGCCAGAGGCACCGCCGCGAGCCGCGTGGAAACGCCCTGCGCCGCGTGGAAGAACAGCGTGTCACCGCCCGGCGACCAGCATGGCGTGTCGGCGTCCTCGTCGAACGAGGCGGTGAGATTGCGGGGTGAACCGCCGGCGGCGGGCGCCACCCACAGATCGGTCTTCTC is a window from the Candidatus Sulfotelmatobacter sp. genome containing:
- a CDS encoding S9 family peptidase, which produces MRVEDVISMRSLSDLTWSADGRRLAYVVNEPDTAEDSNNQDIWLVDFASGGPALRLTRHPKADLSPTFSPSGDTLAFVANRGTGDDAHSAIWMMSLRGGEPWAFGSYAEGVSEVEWSPDGRSLAYVMADTLAKSVKDWRRKKWDQVVEDEHLQYPRLWVMDIATRKSRCLTSGPLYLWNVRWSPDSKDLAFITSPTGKPDDGNLEDIGVVPAEGGALRKLGVIGGAFAWSPDGRWIALAASTNRNAYVEKTDLWVAPAAGGSPRNLTASFDEDADTPCWSPGGDTLFFHAAQGVSTRLAAVPLAGGPVTLLTDRKGEAGGPVAAKNGRVAWIQSRPTEPAEIWVAERPADSGHPVTEVNASVRALALGATRTVRWTSSDGATVEGLLVRPPGAPEKAALKTLVLAHGGPYRARYALGFLAAQQYYAAGGYQIFMPNFRSSGGYGTAFMLRRRSDWGGQDWRDVEAGVDYLVKQGLADERHLGIFGHSYGAYLTAWAITQTHRYSAAAVSAGAVDLGAHYGQSDIQKYRAYDFDGPPWMTPENWKKASPITYISNAKTPTLILVGEDDRRVPYPQSQQLYRALTALNVPTEFVHYPREGHTMREPRHRADELVRTRAWFDRWVK